The Sulfurospirillum diekertiae genomic sequence CAGTGAGTATGTAGGTTTTTGCATACGATATTGACGGGTTCGTCCCCCATTAAAATTTTTATGTACATGAGTTTTGTGCCTAGCTGCACATTAGTATTGTTTTGGAAAAATTAAACACATGGAAAACACATGGAAAACAACACAACCACATTTGAATCATTTGGCTTACACCCAGAGATTCTTAAAGCCGTCGTAGAGGCTGGCTTTACAGAACCAAGCCCCGTACAAGTAGAAGCAATCCCTTTAGTGCTAGCGGGTAACGACATCGTTGCACAAGCACAAACCGGTACAGGAAAAACAGCTGCTTTTGGACTCCCAACACTCAGTATGCTCGATCAACATCTCAATAAAGTACAACTTTTAGTCATTACGCCCACACGTGAACTTGCAACCCAAGTGAGCGATGAGCTTTACTCATTAGGTCGCTTTTGTGGCATTAAAACCGTTACGATCTACGGTGGTAGTTCGTATTCACGCCAAATTGGCTTGATCGAAAAAGGTGCTAGCGTTATCGTAGCAACACCTGGTCGTATGCTTGATCTTCTTAAAAACGGCAGACTTCCAGGTTTTGCACCTAAGATGGTCGTTTTAGATGAAGCGGATGAAATGCTCGATATGGGCTTTTTAGAAGACATTGAAGAAATCTTTACTTACCTTCCAAAAGAGCGTCAAACCCTTCTTTTCTCAGCAACAATGCCAGATCCTATCAAACGCCTTGCAAGTAAAATCTTACATGAGCCAAAATTTGTCAGCATTACGCCAAAAGATCACACCACAAACGAAGACATTGAACAACTTTACTACGTGATCAACGAATATGAGAGAGACGATGCGATGATTCGTCTTTTAGATGCACTTGAGCCTGAAAAATCCATCGTATTCTGCCGTACCAAAAAAGAGGTTGACAGACTTTCAACACAACTCATGGCAGTTGGACATGCCGCTAAAGGCTTACACGGCGATATGGAGCAAAATCAACGTGAGAGCGTTATTAAAGCATTCCGTAGTTCACAAATCGAAATCCTTGTCGCAACCGACGTTGCAGCACGTGGTCTAAACGTTGCTGACATCAGCCACGTTTTCAACTACCATATGCCATTTGATCCAGAGAGTTACGTTCACCGTATCGGAAGAACCGGACGTGCGGGCAAAAAAGGTACGGCGATTACTTTAGTAACGCCTATTGAATTTCACTCCATGCAACGTATCGGTAAAAAAGTCGGCTCTAAAATCGAGCACAGAATTGTTCCAAGTTTACGCGATGTGAAAGAGAACAAACTGGTTAAAATTGCTGATGATATTAAAAATGCTGAACTCAATGAAAATGCAAGCAAACTTCTTTCGATTCTTGAAGAAGAGATGGATATGTCGCAAATCGCGCTTAAACTTCTCTCAAACCTTTTGAAAGAAAATACACCAGTAGGTCCTGATAAAATCGGTTTAGATAAAAAAACCTTAGAGTCTGTGGTTAAAAACATCGAAGAGCGTGATGGTGGTCGTGGCGGCAGAAGTGGCGGTTACAGAGGAAACTCTGGCGGCGGTTACAGAGGCTCACGTGATGGTGGCGGCTATAGAGGAAACTCTGGCGGATCACGCGATGGCGGCGGCTATCGAGGTACATCATCCACAGGTTCACGTGATGGTGGCGGATACAAAGGTTCTAACCCACGTGATGGCGGAAGCAGAGATGCAGCACGTCCTCCAAGAGGCGATGGCGTTCCTAGAAGTGATAGCAGAGGCGAGAGCCGTAACCCTTTTGCCAAAGAGGGAAGCAGTTCAGCACCACGCGAAGGCGGCGGATACAAAGGGACTCGTGATAGCGGCGATAGCAGACCACCACGCGCTCCAAGAGCCGATAGACCAAGTGCACCACGCTCTGATGCAGGACGTGCTCCAAAAGCCGCTCCTAGAAACGCTTACAAAAAAGACTAATTTTTAAAGGGTGGCGTGAATCAATCACGCCATCTCACCCCGTTTAGTTTTCTCGCTCAATCATCGCTTTAAGCGCTTCAACACCATCTGCATATTCTACTTTTTCGACCTGTTTATTTTTGAGTGTCACCACGGTAATGCCATCGACTTTTGCCCCATTTTTCAAAGATGCGGCGATTGTTCCATCTAAAATGAGATTGACACTGTAGGGTTGCGTTTTAAGATCGGGAAGTGCAAAGGTATTGCGAATCACCACAGGCATAGGGCTGATATCCGCGACAAATGCCACATGATGAACAGAGAGATAATCCGCACTTTGCGCTCCTAGATACGCTTTAACCGTATGTCCTGTATCTTTTGCAAAGACCAAAATCAGCGTATGAATCGAATCATCCAGCGTATGCGGTTTGCCAAATTGATCAAACAGCGTGTACGAGATCGTTGAGCCCACATGCAACCCATCGCTCTGCGACACCGAAGACGTATGCCCCTCATACGTATCTTTACCTTTAAAAAAAAACAGCACTCCCGCCGCCGCGACCAGAATAACCAGTAAGCCCAGTAATATCTTCTTCATATCAAACCTTGTATGGTAAATTTATGGAGTATTGTACCGTAACCGACCTACGCCCTATCCAACGCTAACTTAAGACCTAGCACGCCCAAAACACTTCCTGCAATTCTATCGATGTACTTTTTAGTGCGTAAATATATCTTTTGGGCTTTTTGTGTCGATAACAGTCCTACAACGCACGAGTACCATGAAACATCGATGATAAACGCGATGAGGCAAACAAACAGCGTTCCAAAAGGCGGTATCTCTTGGGGAAGCAAAGCGGCAAAAATACTTCCGATGATGATGGCGGTTTTTGGATTGCTCATTTGTGTTGCAAACCCAAATAAAATGGCTTTGGCAAAGCTCTTTGGTTTTTGCTCCAAACTAAGCTTGGTCTCTAAAGGCGTATCGGCGTATTTCCACATTTTATAGGCTAAATAGACAAGGTACATGCCTCCTACGATTTTTAAAGCGCCATACAAAAAAGGCACGGTTTTCAAAATAGCATAGAGCCCAAAGATGGCTAAAAGCGAAAAGACAACCGCACCCATCCCTAAACCAATCGCAACCCCAAACCCCTCTTTACGAGACTTTGAAACAGCCGTTTTGGCAATCAAAATAAAACTAGGCCCCGGACTCATCGTCCCCAATATAAACACCGTCGCTATCGCTAAAAGAAAAGAGTATTCGCCCATGATTTGCCTTTACATGTAAAAAGTTTGACCAGAATTTTGGCTTATGAAAGTTTAGCATGTGAATGTGGATAGCGAGATAAGAGAGGTTAGTTAAATCATTTTTTTGCTATGCTTTCTTGATTTGTAAAATTCTTTTCTAAGGACAAGATATTCAATGAAACCAACAATATGGAAAAACTTATCTCCATTCACAAAAATTATAGTTTTATTTTTTATCGCAGAAATTTCACTGTTTTGGATAAGTTTTTTTATTGGTTATGGTTATATCCTATATATGAATATTTTTTTACAAAAAACCAACACGTTAACACAACAGGATATATCAATACTATATTCTTTTTCTGAATTACTATTTATCCCAGAAGAATTTCGTTTGGGAAAAGGATACAGGCTTAACTTTTTAGGGGATATTTATTTCATAGCATTCGCATTTTCAAAAATATTAATTTTATTTGGTTTATATAAAATTTTTAGTAAAAAAACAATTGAACAGCTATCCAGTAATAATTTACATATAAAAAACAATACTGCATCGAGTATGCTAACAGGTGGTTTGATATTAATGATTATTCAAGATTTATTCATTATATCGTATGGTTATTTTAATACTATTTCATTACTATCTGCAAGTATATTGGTTACAAGTCTATTCTATATTATTATAAAAATTCGACAAACCGAAAAAAGCATAGCGCAACATGAAGAGTAAAAGGAGACAAACTTATTCAATCACTCTTTCAAACGATGCCGAGAGACAATCACACCCTCATACCCCGTCGTTTTCACCGCTTCTAAAAACGTCTTATCTTCAATGCCATCTTTGGCAATGACGACGGCTAATTTTGTCTCTAACGTCACTTTAGATGACTCAACACCTTCGACACTTTTGAGTGCTTTTTTGACCGCTGTGGTACACAAAGGACAGTGCATTTCAGCCACTTTTATGACCACTTCTTCTTTGGCGAAGAGCATCAATGGTAACAATAAAATCAACCATTTTTTCATTCTACATCCTCTATGAAAAGATTTGCTACTTCGGGATAAAGCAATAGGATGAGGATTATCCCTAAAATTATTGAATAAAACCAAAGATAACGCTTTCTCTTTTGAGGATTACATGTAAAGGTATGATGCGCGTAACTACGCCATGAAAGCCACAAAACAAAGAGCGACAATAAAGAGAGCGGTATACGAAATGGGGTAAGGACTTCTAGGAAACTTAAAAATCCAAAAGAGATTCCAAAGAGTAAAAACAGCAAAGGCGGCAGACAACATGCCGTGGCGGCAAGGGCTGAGAGCAGTGCTGTTAGTACGCCTAGAATCTCTTTTTTCATACGTTAAAGTTTTTCTTGTGAATTAAAGCTATACGTAAAGGCGGCTGGAGCGTAGTAATCTAACACTTCATCTTCGACTTCGGCGTACGGATAACCAAACATATTGAGTGGTTTTTGCGCTGGGGTTGGCGTTAACACAAAATCACGTGCCGTGTTATAGCCCATCCAGTTCATCTCCCAGTTGCCGAAGAAATATTCACGCACTTCTTTAATGAGCGGATCGTTCAGCGTCATTTTCTCGGTCAAGATGACTTTAGCCACATCGGCAGGATCGCATGGAACCCAACCAGAACCATCAAGATAAAACTCCGCTCGACAATGCTCCGCGCCAGTAATTTTTGCCAACCCTTTTTCATCACTGCTTCCGCATGCTTTTGAGTAACGAGAACTGCCTAAACGGATACCAAAGATTTCACGAGCCGGCACTCCGACACTTCTAAGAAGTGCTACAAAAACAGAGCTAATATCGGTGCATTTACCGCCCATAATGTTCTGCTCTATAGCCTTGCCTGCATCACCTACGCCACAACCAACTACGGCGTTGTCACGGTACATATTTTCAGTGACCCAAAGATAAATCGCTTTAGCTTTTTCAAGAGGCGTTTTAGAGGTTGCGGTAATTTTCAGTGCAAGTTCTTTGACTTTGCCGCTTGTAGGAATGTGTGCCGTTGGTTTGAGGTAATGTACAACATCTTTGGGGTATTTGGTTGAAGCGGTTGCTTTTGAGAGGTCAGAATTGCGCTCATACGTCGTAATCGTATAGGTCACTTCGAGTACTTTTTCGCCGCCGTTTTTCCACTCAGCGTAAAGCGTTCTAGCTTTGTAGCTGTTTTTATCGGTGACATAGGCGTTTGTTGCATTGGAGCTAAATTTAAAATCGCTCACTTTTTGATAGCTTGTTTCTTGTGGAAGTGGAACCCAGAGTTTAGTCAAACCCTTTGTATTTTCGTGCTTAAGGTTATAACTGTTTGTGACGAAAAAAATACGAGTTTTGCTCTTTGGCTCACTGGCTTCTAAAATCGAAACCTGAGGGAGGATGACCGAACTGGCACCGAGTGCTACGCAGCCTTTCATAAACGTTCTTCTTTGCATAAAAAATCCTTACATGTAAAATGGCACAAAGAGGAGAAAACATAAAAGTAGTTAGAAAAGAAGTTAATACGATTATGTTTGTCTAAACCTTAGACGTTGTGCATTGGAGGGATTTTACAGTGGATTAGCTTAAAAATAAACCTAGAAGTTCCGATAGTTTAACACTACCAGAACTTGCTTAAGCCTTACGCAACTTTAGATGATTTTTTTTTGGTCTTCTTAGAAGCTACGTGATGTTTAGGGGTGCTTTTTTTAGCAGCTGTTACTTTTTTTGCAGTTTTTTGTTTTTACAGTTTTTGTTTTTGTTGGTGCTGCATCTTCTGACGAAAGATAGCTTTGAGCAAATACTGATGATGATAAAAATGCAACCATAGCCATGACTAGTGTTAAACGTTTCAACATGTTTTCTCCTTTCTTAGAAATAAAAGCGCTATTGTACAATGTAAAATCTAAATTTTTTCCAAAATATGAAGATGCTCGTAGTTTAGGCGTTTTTTGAATCTATTTTGATAGGATTTAAAGCGTTGATGCGGCACTTTTACGTTATTATATTTTCCATACTTTCTCATCATGGAAGCAATCTCTTCACAAACGATTAATCCTTCATCATTGTAGCTCAAAAAAATATACGAAAATTGTGCCTCTTTGATCAGTTTTTCCAATGCGTGTAAAGCACTTATCGGCTTACAAAAAGACGAGCTTTCGTAACTCCTGACACCTGTTTTACCTTTAGGGTTAAAATGATCATAATGTGCAATCGTATTTAAAATATGATAATTCGCCCCATATTGGCGACGATTATACGGTGGATCAAGATAGAGAATATCGCCTTTGATTTTGGAAATGAGCACATTGGCATCTTCGCAAAAAATCTGATGAGACTTGTACGTTGGCTGATAATCCAATGGTTCTAACGATAATGGGACGTGGGCTAAAGGTTTTAAGTGTTTTAAAAAAGCGCTGTACACGGAAGCCGTATTGGCAACTTTATCGGCACTAAGAAGTAGAGATGCTAAAAGAAAAAAGTAGCGTTTTTCATCTTTTTTATAGGTTTCGATCCCTTGGCGCAAGGCATCTATTTTTTTGCCATTTTCATCACTAAAATAGTTTCTTCCACTCCCACTGCCGTGACAATAATAGTGGTACATCAGCCCTTCTTTGAGAGGTAATTCATTCAGTAATGTTATGATGTTAGAGGCATCATCAAGCTCGCCTGTTAGCAAAAGCGCATGATTGAGCACATAACTGTAGTATTCAAGATCGTTGCTTAAAATCGTGCACCCTTTTTGCGCGAAGGAGTGCCCGACAATGCCACTACCCGCAAAAAGATCACAAAAGACTTTGGAAGAGAGATCCTGCCCCACAAAAGCTTCTATGGTGGCATGAATAAAAGGAAGAAGCTTTGCTTTTGAACCAATATAGTTCATCTCTTTTCCTCAAAATTTTCCATATCATAGCAAAAGTAGAACACTTTTTGCTTATGAATACGTAAGAATTTTTTAAAGGAAAAAACATGCATTTTTTAGTGGTTGATGATAGCTCAACAATGCGCAGAATTTTGTGCAATACCTTAGGCAGTATCGGTTACAGTACAACAGAAGCTGAAGACGGGCTGGATGCGCTTAAAAAAATCAAAAGTCAAAAATTTGATGCCATCATGACTGACTGGAACATGCCTAAAATGAACGGCTTAGAGCTTGTACGTAATCTTCGAGCAATGGAAGAGTATAAATACACTCCCATCATTATGGTCACGACAGAAGGTGGCAAGCGTGAAGTCATTACGGCGATCAAAGAGGGTGTTAATAATTATATTGTCAAGCCATTTACGGCTAACGTTCTTCGTGAAAAGCTGAAAGAGATCGTCTAAAATTCTTTCTCTTTTGCTCACCTGAGCAAAAGAGAAATACCACTATTGATCTTTACATGTAAGATAGTTTCGCCATCCACCATATTGACTGATTTCTTCTGCGCCTTTCAGGGCATCCGCTTCACATAAAAAACCATACACACTGCTTCCATCTTCTAAAAAAACGGTTCCAATGCATAAGGGTGACGCGATTTGCACCATAAACGCCCCAAAGTTTTCCAAGGGCATTTCCCACACTTCCAGCGCTAAAGCATAAGGACTTGTGCTGTCTTTGAGCATTCCTGGACGAGGTGGCAGTTTTTGAGGAACATCAAAAAGGCGGTATCCCACAACTGTTTTGCACGTTTTGATAAACACAGCTTCTAGGCTGAGTAGTTGATGATTGAGTGGCAGACCTTGCATATGTGCGCCGCATACGGCAATTTGGATAGTTTGATTCATACAGACTCCTTACGATAACGTTCACCCATCTCCAATAATGCTCTATCGTTAAAATGATCGGCAAAGAGGGTAATGCCAAATGGCAGATGATTACTTCGTTCTCCTGCTGGTAAAGCGTATGCCACAAGATCCAGAAGATTCATAAAATTGGTGTAATAGCCTAAATTACTATTGAGCGTTATAGGGTCAGCCTGAACAGCTTCAATGGTATAAATTGTTCCTGTGGTCGGCGTTACACAAAAGTCCACTTCGGCCAAAATCTTCTCCGCCGCTCTTCGATACGCTTTGAGTTGATACTCTGCTTCAAAATATTCACTCGCTTTTTTCATCTCTCCTTGGGCAATAATGGCACGCGTCACCTCTAAAAAGCTCTCAGGCGATGTGTGCAGCAGTGTTTGGGTCGCAAAATAGCGTTCGGCAACCCATGGTCCACTGTAGAGCAAATTGGCCGCTTCTAAAAAGGGGTTAAAATCAATCACTTTAGGTATGCCGCCTAAGCCAATCAAGCGCTGAATACTCTTCTCAAACAGCACTTTTGCCTCTGTGTCTCCGAAAAATTGAAGATCGCTCGCCTTGGGCACACCAAAGGTAAAGTTGAAGGGTATCGTACTCTTTTGGGGTGGTAATGCTCTGGCATAAACATCTTCTTCATCAAACGATGCCATAATCTCAAAGATCGTTGAAACATCGCTTGCTTCTTTACAAAACAACGAGACACAGTCCAAGCTACGACATGCGGGGACTACACCTGAAGTGCTCACGACTCCTTTGCTGGCTTTAAAGCCTAAGAGATTATTAAACGCCGCAGGCACTCTGCCTGAACCTGCGGTATCGGTTCCTAGAGAAAAAACGACCATATCAAGGGCAACACTGACCGCACTGCCTGAACTAGAGCCCCCTGAAATATACGCTGAGTCAATGCTGTTTTGACAAGCGCCATAAGGCGAACGTGTACCCACAAGCCCTGTGGCAAATTGGTCAAGATTAGTTTTGCCAATAGGAATGGCTCCTGCTTCAATCAAACGCTCTACCACATAAGCAGATCGCTCTGGTAGATAGCTAAAGTCTGGACATGCCGCCGTGGTGGGAATACCCGCTAAGTCAATGTTGTCTTTTATAGCAAAGGGCACACCGTAAAGGGGTAACTCTTCCATCTTGGCATGCTCAAGTCTTGTTAAATAAGGCTCTAGTTCTGCATCGCTTAAAACATGTAACCAGATAGGATTGTCTGAAAAGTGTGCGATACACTCTTTGATTTGTTGCACCAGTTCTCTCGGTGTACACATATTTTGAGCGTAATTTTGCTTTACATGTAAAAGTGTCATTCTCTCTCCTTTGTCTCATCTTCTTGCGTGCGCAGTGCCTCTATCAAGGCTGCACTGAGGATTAAAAATCCACCGATATATTCTCTAAAATCCATCGTCTCCCCCGCAATCAGCGTTGCGGAAATCACCGCGGTGATCAGCTCCATAATGATAATAATGGACGAACGCCCTGCTTCCATATGGGTCACGCCCCATTGCGAACCGATATTGGCAAGCAAAAGCCAAATCAGTGCATACAATCCAAGTGCTCCCCACGCATGTATACTAACTTCTAGTGGGAAAGGCTCAACCTTCCCTAAGAGTAAAAGTCCTGCTAAGATAAAACAGCCGTAAAACATCGCCCCTATTTTAGAGGCAACAGGTACGCTTTGCGCAAAGCGAAAAAGCAGGTTATTGAGCGCAAATAAAAGCCCTGAGAGAAGCGCTAACGCATCAATCCATGAAGGCGAAGTGCTAAAGATTTTAAAGCCACCTAAAATCAAAAACGCACCTAAGACAGCCGCAACGACCCCAACCCAACGCCACCTATCAATGCGCTCTTTTAAAAAAAAGTAGCCACCCAAAACGCCCCATACGGGCAAAAGGTAAAAAAGCACCATCACACGAATCACTTCACCATTAATGAGTGCATAGGTAAATGTCAAGTTAGCTCCTCCACCGAATAAGGCAATCCAAAACATCATGTTTCGATGTTTCCACCCTAACGCTCTTTGTCTTACAAGTTGTGGGCTCATCACCAAAGCGATAATGCCATATGCTCCAAAACTCAAAGCAATACCCTGTATACCCATCGCATTGATGGCTTTGAGCGGAATCCATGAAAGCCCCCATAAAACAGAAGCACCGAGTAAAACAATGACGGGAAAGTAGCCTTTCATAATGGCTACGCTTTCAAAGGCTCTAAGATGAAAAGTTGTTTGCCCGCATAAATACTCTCACCCTCTTCACACAAAATATCCACAATCACACCATCTTCAGGCGATTCAATTTCTACTTCCATCTTCATCGACTCGACAATCGCTAAGGGTTCACCCTCTTTCACGGTGTGACCTACTTTGGCTAAAATCTTCCATAAATTGCCTTGTATAGGAGCTTCAACCGCTTCTTTATCGTCATCAATCACCACTGAAGCACTCTCATCATGATGCTCTTCGTGTGCACTTTGTGAGGTAAAATTAGCAAGTCCCGTGCGTTCCCACATGTTGCGCTCTTCTTCAAATGCGTGTTGCTGAGTGGCTTTAAAGGCTTTGATAGTGGTCTCATTCTCATCTAAAAACGTTTGGTACTTTTTGAGGCTAAAGGTTGTCTCTTCAATACGCAATTTAGCTCGCCCTCTGGGGAAATCTTCACGCAAACGCAGTAACTCTTCCGCACTCACTTCGTAAAAACGAATTTGGTCAAAAAAGCGCAATAACCACGGTTTCCCCTCTTTAAAATCTTCGGTTTGACGGTGGCGATTCCACATTTGAACGGTTCGTCCTACAAACTGATAGCCTCCTGGTCCTTCCATACCGTACACACACATATATGCCCCGCCAATTCCTACAGCGTTTTCAGGTGTCCATGTACGAGCAGGATTGTATTTGGTCGTCACCAGTCGATGCCTTGGATCAAGCGGCGTTGCCACAGGAGCACCCAGATACACATCGCCCAAGCCCATGACCAAATAGCTCGCTTCAAACAGAATACGTTTGACCTCATCAATGCTCTCTAATCCGTTAATGCGACGAATAAATTCAATATTGCTTGGACACCATGGTGCATCAGGACGGACAATTTTCATATACTTATCAATCGCAATGCGCGTTTGTTCATCATCCCATGAAAGCGGCAAATGCACGATGCGCGCAGGCACTTCAATATCTTCTATGGAAGGTAAAGAGAGCTCTAAACTCTGCACCGTTTGCATCAGTGCTTCACGCTCACACAAACGTGGATTAAAATGAATCTGTAACGAACGGATTCCCGGTGTCAATTCAATCACACCGTGGATGTTGGCATCAACCACCGCTTGCATCAGCACATGAATGCGAAAACGTAAGCTAATATCGAGCTGCATTTCTCCGTATTCAATCAGTAAATTGCTATCGCCTGATTGACGAAAGGTCACACTTGGCAAAAGCGCACTGCTTTCATCATAGTATAAAACGGGTGAGCCTATCTCTTTTTCACACAACATCGCTCGTTCGTCATACGTCTTCAGTGAACAAAGCGCTTCATCTTGCAAGCGAAGCATCTGCATCGCTTCATCATGGCAGATAGGTACAAAGGTGACGGTGTCGCCTGCACGTAGTTGTCCTATCTTCCAAAGCTCCGCACTGACAATCGTCACAGGACAGACAAAACCGCCCAAACTTGGACCATCAGGACCTAAGATAACGGGCATATCGCCCGTAAAATCCACCGCACCAATAGCATAGGCGGTATCGTGAATATTGGAAGGATGCAAACCTGCTTCTCCACCATCACTACGCGCCCATGTAGGTTTAGGACCGATGAGTCTTACCCCCGTGCGATTAGAGTTGTAATGCACTTCCCAACGGGCTTCAAAAAAGGCTTTGATATCTTCATTGGTAAAAAAATCGGGTGCGCCATGTGGTCCATACAACACTCCAATGCGCCACTCATTTGTAAATGAACGATAAGGGGTAATGGTCTCAAAACACGCTTCTTTGGCAACCATGGCATCCACATGCAGCACATCTCCTGCAAGCAATGCTCTTCCCGCATGTCCGCCAAAAAGTCCTAAAGAGAACGTCGAACGGCTTCCTAAATACAAAGGCACATCAATGCCCCCTCGCACGGCAAGGTAGCTTCTAAAGCCTTTCGTGTG encodes the following:
- a CDS encoding DEAD/DEAH box helicase; its protein translation is MENNTTTFESFGLHPEILKAVVEAGFTEPSPVQVEAIPLVLAGNDIVAQAQTGTGKTAAFGLPTLSMLDQHLNKVQLLVITPTRELATQVSDELYSLGRFCGIKTVTIYGGSSYSRQIGLIEKGASVIVATPGRMLDLLKNGRLPGFAPKMVVLDEADEMLDMGFLEDIEEIFTYLPKERQTLLFSATMPDPIKRLASKILHEPKFVSITPKDHTTNEDIEQLYYVINEYERDDAMIRLLDALEPEKSIVFCRTKKEVDRLSTQLMAVGHAAKGLHGDMEQNQRESVIKAFRSSQIEILVATDVAARGLNVADISHVFNYHMPFDPESYVHRIGRTGRAGKKGTAITLVTPIEFHSMQRIGKKVGSKIEHRIVPSLRDVKENKLVKIADDIKNAELNENASKLLSILEEEMDMSQIALKLLSNLLKENTPVGPDKIGLDKKTLESVVKNIEERDGGRGGRSGGYRGNSGGGYRGSRDGGGYRGNSGGSRDGGGYRGTSSTGSRDGGGYKGSNPRDGGSRDAARPPRGDGVPRSDSRGESRNPFAKEGSSSAPREGGGYKGTRDSGDSRPPRAPRADRPSAPRSDAGRAPKAAPRNAYKKD
- a CDS encoding DNA adenine methylase; translated protein: MNYIGSKAKLLPFIHATIEAFVGQDLSSKVFCDLFAGSGIVGHSFAQKGCTILSNDLEYYSYVLNHALLLTGELDDASNIITLLNELPLKEGLMYHYYCHGSGSGRNYFSDENGKKIDALRQGIETYKKDEKRYFFLLASLLLSADKVANTASVYSAFLKHLKPLAHVPLSLEPLDYQPTYKSHQIFCEDANVLISKIKGDILYLDPPYNRRQYGANYHILNTIAHYDHFNPKGKTGVRSYESSSFCKPISALHALEKLIKEAQFSYIFLSYNDEGLIVCEEIASMMRKYGKYNNVKVPHQRFKSYQNRFKKRLNYEHLHILEKI
- a CDS encoding LysE family translocator, which translates into the protein MGEYSFLLAIATVFILGTMSPGPSFILIAKTAVSKSRKEGFGVAIGLGMGAVVFSLLAIFGLYAILKTVPFLYGALKIVGGMYLVYLAYKMWKYADTPLETKLSLEQKPKSFAKAILFGFATQMSNPKTAIIIGSIFAALLPQEIPPFGTLFVCLIAFIIDVSWYSCVVGLLSTQKAQKIYLRTKKYIDRIAGSVLGVLGLKLALDRA
- a CDS encoding transglutaminase domain-containing protein, which gives rise to MQRRTFMKGCVALGASSVILPQVSILEASEPKSKTRIFFVTNSYNLKHENTKGLTKLWVPLPQETSYQKVSDFKFSSNATNAYVTDKNSYKARTLYAEWKNGGEKVLEVTYTITTYERNSDLSKATASTKYPKDVVHYLKPTAHIPTSGKVKELALKITATSKTPLEKAKAIYLWVTENMYRDNAVVGCGVGDAGKAIEQNIMGGKCTDISSVFVALLRSVGVPAREIFGIRLGSSRYSKACGSSDEKGLAKITGAEHCRAEFYLDGSGWVPCDPADVAKVILTEKMTLNDPLIKEVREYFFGNWEMNWMGYNTARDFVLTPTPAQKPLNMFGYPYAEVEDEVLDYYAPAAFTYSFNSQEKL
- a CDS encoding response regulator, whose translation is MHFLVVDDSSTMRRILCNTLGSIGYSTTEAEDGLDALKKIKSQKFDAIMTDWNMPKMNGLELVRNLRAMEEYKYTPIIMVTTEGGKREVITAIKEGVNNYIVKPFTANVLREKLKEIV
- the atzF gene encoding allophanate hydrolase: MTLLHVKQNYAQNMCTPRELVQQIKECIAHFSDNPIWLHVLSDAELEPYLTRLEHAKMEELPLYGVPFAIKDNIDLAGIPTTAACPDFSYLPERSAYVVERLIEAGAIPIGKTNLDQFATGLVGTRSPYGACQNSIDSAYISGGSSSGSAVSVALDMVVFSLGTDTAGSGRVPAAFNNLLGFKASKGVVSTSGVVPACRSLDCVSLFCKEASDVSTIFEIMASFDEEDVYARALPPQKSTIPFNFTFGVPKASDLQFFGDTEAKVLFEKSIQRLIGLGGIPKVIDFNPFLEAANLLYSGPWVAERYFATQTLLHTSPESFLEVTRAIIAQGEMKKASEYFEAEYQLKAYRRAAEKILAEVDFCVTPTTGTIYTIEAVQADPITLNSNLGYYTNFMNLLDLVAYALPAGERSNHLPFGITLFADHFNDRALLEMGERYRKESV
- a CDS encoding mercuric transporter MerT family protein translates to MKKEILGVLTALLSALAATACCLPPLLFLLFGISFGFLSFLEVLTPFRIPLSLLSLFVLWLSWRSYAHHTFTCNPQKRKRYLWFYSIILGIILILLLYPEVANLFIEDVE
- a CDS encoding DMT family transporter; the encoded protein is MKGYFPVIVLLGASVLWGLSWIPLKAINAMGIQGIALSFGAYGIIALVMSPQLVRQRALGWKHRNMMFWIALFGGGANLTFTYALINGEVIRVMVLFYLLPVWGVLGGYFFLKERIDRWRWVGVVAAVLGAFLILGGFKIFSTSPSWIDALALLSGLLFALNNLLFRFAQSVPVASKIGAMFYGCFILAGLLLLGKVEPFPLEVSIHAWGALGLYALIWLLLANIGSQWGVTHMEAGRSSIIIIMELITAVISATLIAGETMDFREYIGGFLILSAALIEALRTQEDETKERE
- a CDS encoding allophanate hydrolase-related protein gives rise to the protein MNQTIQIAVCGAHMQGLPLNHQLLSLEAVFIKTCKTVVGYRLFDVPQKLPPRPGMLKDSTSPYALALEVWEMPLENFGAFMVQIASPLCIGTVFLEDGSSVYGFLCEADALKGAEEISQYGGWRNYLTCKDQ
- a CDS encoding heavy-metal-associated domain-containing protein, whose protein sequence is MKKWLILLLPLMLFAKEEVVIKVAEMHCPLCTTAVKKALKSVEGVESSKVTLETKLAVVIAKDGIEDKTFLEAVKTTGYEGVIVSRHRLKE